A single Arcanobacterium canis DNA region contains:
- a CDS encoding ABC-F family ATP-binding cassette domain-containing protein, with translation MIQTSDFSMCIGTRTLMQNVTVRVAKGNKVGLIGRNGAGKTTFFRVLSGQSDIPEVIEHSGQISRTGSVGYLAQDSRTGDPEQIARDRILSVRGIAETMRRIRKAEREMSTLGGPKQIKAMERYVRLDAEFSAAGGYAANAEASQIAAALGLDERILDSPLGHLSGGQRRRVELTRVLFSQADTLLLDEPTNHLDHDSLIWLRDFIRSYPGGVLMISHSVDLLADTVNHVWYLDTNRSVIDVYNMGWDAYLKQREADEKRRRRERANAEKKAEALLAQANKMRAKATKAVAAQNMIKRAERLVDSLEEVRAEEKVAHLRLPEPAPSGKTPLMAKGLTKNYGSLEVFTGVDLAIDRGSRVVVLGLNGAGKTTLLKLLSGVEEPDAGEVVAGHGLKLGYYAQEHETIDNSATVVENLAKSAPELNDTDLRNVLGSFLFSGDDVDKPAGVLSGGEKTRLALAMLVISAANVLLLDEPTNNLDPASREEILKAIHSYKGAIVLVTHDEGAVEALEPDRVLLLPDADEDLWSDDYLELITLA, from the coding sequence GTGATTCAAACCTCCGATTTTTCAATGTGCATTGGTACTCGCACACTGATGCAAAATGTGACAGTTCGTGTAGCTAAAGGTAACAAAGTGGGCTTGATTGGCCGCAACGGCGCCGGCAAGACCACCTTTTTTCGTGTCCTTTCGGGTCAGAGTGACATCCCGGAAGTAATTGAACATTCCGGACAAATTTCACGCACTGGGTCGGTTGGTTATCTTGCGCAAGATTCGCGCACGGGTGATCCTGAACAAATTGCGCGTGATCGCATCCTCTCCGTGCGTGGTATTGCCGAAACGATGCGGCGTATTCGCAAAGCTGAACGCGAGATGTCCACACTTGGAGGACCAAAGCAAATCAAAGCGATGGAACGTTACGTTCGTCTTGACGCTGAGTTTTCTGCAGCGGGAGGCTATGCGGCAAACGCCGAGGCATCCCAGATTGCTGCCGCGCTCGGACTTGACGAACGTATTTTGGATTCTCCGCTGGGACATTTGTCGGGAGGACAGCGGCGGCGCGTGGAACTGACCCGTGTCCTGTTTTCTCAGGCCGATACGCTGCTTCTCGACGAACCGACGAATCACCTCGATCATGATTCCTTGATTTGGTTGCGCGATTTCATTCGGTCCTATCCCGGTGGAGTCTTGATGATCTCTCACTCGGTGGATCTCCTTGCGGACACTGTCAATCATGTGTGGTATCTGGATACGAACCGCAGTGTGATTGATGTGTACAACATGGGCTGGGATGCCTACCTCAAGCAGCGCGAAGCGGACGAGAAGCGCCGCCGTCGGGAACGCGCCAATGCTGAAAAGAAAGCAGAAGCCCTGCTTGCGCAAGCAAATAAAATGCGTGCTAAGGCCACAAAGGCTGTGGCTGCACAAAATATGATCAAGCGAGCAGAACGCCTCGTTGATTCGCTTGAGGAAGTGCGTGCGGAAGAGAAAGTGGCTCACCTTCGGCTACCTGAGCCTGCACCGTCGGGAAAAACACCATTGATGGCGAAAGGCCTGACGAAGAACTACGGTTCTCTTGAGGTTTTTACTGGTGTTGACCTCGCGATTGACCGTGGCTCACGAGTAGTTGTTCTCGGACTGAACGGTGCGGGCAAGACTACTCTCTTGAAACTCCTCTCGGGGGTGGAAGAGCCGGATGCTGGTGAAGTTGTGGCAGGTCATGGCCTCAAACTGGGCTACTATGCTCAGGAACATGAGACAATCGACAACTCGGCTACCGTCGTCGAGAACCTGGCCAAGAGCGCTCCGGAGCTTAACGATACAGATTTGCGCAACGTGCTGGGATCCTTCCTGTTCTCCGGCGATGATGTTGATAAACCTGCGGGTGTCCTTTCGGGCGGCGAAAAGACACGTTTGGCGCTGGCAATGCTGGTGATCTCTGCGGCCAATGTCCTGCTTTTGGACGAGCCGACGAATAATCTTGATCCTGCTTCACGTGAAGAGATTCTTAAAGCGATCCACTCGTATAAGGGAGCGATTGTGCTGGTCACACACGACGAAGGTGCTGTTGAGGCACTCGAACCTGACCGCGTTCTCCTCTTGCCTGATGCAGATGAAGACTTGTGGTCGGATGACTATCTTGAGCTCATTACCCTGGCTTAA
- a CDS encoding TrmH family RNA methyltransferase, translated as MFIPIDSLDDVRLEDYTRLTDVALRRKLETERGLYIAEGDKVMARAVAAGHCVRSFLTAEKFLGLIQPIIHDATGSDDGGEIPVFVASDELMEELTGFHVHRGALAAFHRPELPAVEDILRGAHRVFVLENLVNHTNVGAVFRSAAALNVDAILATPTCSDPLYRRAVRVSMGTVFQVPWTRIENWPHSISSLKDAGWITVSLALREGALAIDEFSQLSQVRDPDSKIALILGTEGDGLSSRTIASADYSVIIPMAHGVDSLNVAAAGALAAWELRRR; from the coding sequence GTGTTTATCCCTATTGATTCGCTCGATGACGTTCGGCTTGAAGATTACACTCGACTCACCGATGTCGCGCTTCGCCGTAAGCTCGAAACTGAACGCGGATTGTATATTGCCGAGGGCGATAAAGTAATGGCACGCGCAGTGGCAGCTGGACATTGTGTACGATCGTTCCTCACTGCTGAGAAATTTTTAGGGCTGATTCAGCCGATTATCCATGATGCGACGGGCAGCGACGATGGCGGGGAAATTCCAGTCTTTGTTGCAAGTGATGAGCTGATGGAAGAACTCACGGGATTCCATGTTCACCGCGGTGCCTTAGCGGCTTTCCACCGCCCCGAACTTCCCGCTGTTGAAGATATCCTGCGCGGGGCTCACCGCGTTTTTGTCTTGGAAAACTTGGTCAATCATACGAATGTTGGAGCTGTTTTTCGCAGTGCAGCGGCGTTGAATGTTGACGCCATTCTTGCAACTCCTACGTGTTCAGACCCGTTATATCGCCGTGCAGTACGTGTATCGATGGGAACGGTTTTTCAAGTGCCATGGACGCGTATTGAGAATTGGCCACACTCGATTTCTTCTCTTAAAGATGCTGGGTGGATCACTGTCTCTCTCGCGTTGCGTGAAGGTGCGTTAGCGATTGATGAATTTTCCCAGCTGAGTCAGGTCCGTGATCCTGACTCAAAAATTGCCTTGATCCTCGGCACTGAAGGGGATGGTTTGTCATCGCGCACCATCGCGAGCGCAGACTATTCCGTTATCATCCCAATGGCACACGGGGTTGATTCGCTCAATGTTGCTGCTGCAGGTGCTCTAGCAGCCTGGGAACTGCGACGTCGGTAG
- a CDS encoding helix-turn-helix transcriptional regulator codes for MKDTPESDRVLASTLAKTLFKRRKELGLTQEEVALPAGIDRRTYQDLEYARSDHKENKPSNPRLTTLLRLSRVLDCDIQHLIGAAEAAYHKAEEIYGPTEYRKYD; via the coding sequence GTGAAGGATACCCCCGAATCAGACCGCGTTCTTGCCTCGACTCTTGCAAAAACACTCTTTAAGAGACGCAAAGAACTCGGCCTCACCCAAGAGGAAGTTGCGCTCCCGGCGGGCATTGATCGACGTACATATCAAGATTTGGAGTATGCGAGATCAGATCATAAGGAGAACAAGCCCTCCAACCCGCGCCTGACGACGCTCTTACGTCTGTCCCGAGTACTTGATTGCGATATCCAGCATCTTATCGGTGCCGCTGAAGCTGCCTATCACAAAGCTGAAGAGATATACGGCCCCACCGAATACCGCAAATACGACTGA
- the ypfJ gene encoding KPN_02809 family neutral zinc metallopeptidase: protein MSFNDNITLDTSGVRSGGGHRGAAIGGGLGGFGLVAAVLFFLVTGQFPNLGSQVSAPVNQSETRDIAAECRTGADANNSDRCRMVAGKNSLDEFWKAQLAHEAGLRYHAPTLNLYSGQVATACGTGSNQVGPFYCPGDQTIYIDTTFFHQLKQFGAQNTSLAQLYILAHEWGHHIQNHTGDLQKIDHNSSGPTSSMVRSELQADCLAGVWMHHAATVKDPDTGVTFMKEPTPQQIRSALDAAAAVGDDRIYESAGMNANPDNFSHGSSAKRSEWLQRGLTKGTLAACNTWNVDRP from the coding sequence ATGAGCTTCAATGACAATATCACCCTTGATACTTCGGGAGTTCGATCGGGTGGAGGGCACCGAGGTGCAGCTATTGGCGGTGGCCTGGGAGGCTTTGGCTTGGTTGCAGCAGTCCTCTTCTTCCTCGTCACCGGACAGTTCCCCAATCTCGGTTCCCAGGTCAGCGCCCCTGTAAACCAGTCTGAGACACGCGATATCGCTGCAGAATGTCGCACAGGAGCGGACGCAAACAACTCCGACCGTTGCCGAATGGTGGCGGGTAAGAATTCCCTCGATGAATTCTGGAAAGCACAGCTCGCTCATGAGGCTGGATTGCGCTACCATGCCCCGACATTGAACCTGTACTCAGGTCAGGTTGCTACGGCTTGTGGCACTGGATCGAACCAAGTTGGACCGTTCTATTGTCCCGGTGATCAGACCATTTACATCGATACAACGTTCTTTCACCAGCTCAAGCAGTTCGGTGCTCAAAATACCTCCCTCGCTCAACTCTATATTCTGGCCCACGAATGGGGACATCACATCCAAAATCACACCGGCGATCTACAAAAGATCGATCACAACTCCTCCGGGCCGACGTCGTCGATGGTTCGCTCTGAACTCCAGGCAGACTGCCTCGCCGGTGTCTGGATGCACCATGCCGCAACAGTGAAGGATCCTGATACCGGCGTCACCTTCATGAAAGAACCCACGCCCCAGCAGATCCGTTCAGCGCTCGACGCCGCTGCGGCAGTTGGGGATGACCGTATCTATGAAAGTGCCGGGATGAACGCTAACCCAGATAACTTCTCGCATGGATCGTCAGCGAAGCGCAGCGAGTGGCTTCAGCGGGGACTCACCAAGGGCACCCTTGCCGCCTGCAACACGTGGAACGTTGATCGTCCCTAA
- a CDS encoding ABC transporter ATP-binding protein, translating into MGDVCEIANVSVVRGGTEILKNINWTLDEGQRWVVLGPNGAGKTTLIQLLSGRVFPTSGTVSVIGEDLCEVPLDDIRPLIGFASEVLDAKIPGSEKVHDVVRTAAWGKTVNWRESYEEEDNNRAAMLLEFFGVGHLAERQFRTLSSGERKRVGMARALMPNPEILILDEPAAGLDLAGREHLMDNLTALAAEGNAPVIVLVTHHVEEIPAGFTHALLIKDGEILTAGPMSSTLTETHLSTLFSLPIALTQKEGRFSATAR; encoded by the coding sequence ATGGGCGATGTATGTGAAATAGCAAATGTGTCAGTAGTGCGCGGCGGCACTGAGATCCTTAAGAACATCAATTGGACTCTTGATGAGGGACAACGCTGGGTTGTCCTTGGGCCAAATGGTGCTGGAAAGACGACTCTGATCCAGCTTCTCTCCGGGCGTGTATTCCCCACGTCAGGAACTGTGTCTGTTATTGGTGAAGATCTCTGTGAAGTCCCGTTGGATGACATCCGCCCGCTTATCGGGTTCGCATCGGAAGTACTTGACGCCAAGATTCCGGGTTCCGAGAAGGTGCATGATGTTGTCCGCACGGCAGCCTGGGGAAAGACCGTGAACTGGCGAGAGTCCTATGAAGAAGAGGACAATAACCGAGCAGCGATGCTTCTAGAGTTCTTCGGCGTTGGACACCTTGCGGAGCGTCAGTTCCGCACACTGTCATCGGGGGAGCGCAAGCGTGTGGGTATGGCACGTGCGCTCATGCCGAATCCTGAAATTCTTATCCTTGATGAGCCTGCAGCTGGCCTTGACCTGGCTGGACGTGAGCATCTCATGGACAACCTCACTGCACTCGCAGCTGAAGGGAACGCGCCAGTTATCGTTCTCGTCACTCACCATGTTGAAGAAATTCCTGCAGGTTTTACCCACGCACTTCTCATCAAAGATGGTGAGATTCTCACGGCTGGACCGATGTCCTCCACCTTGACTGAGACACATTTGAGCACTTTGTTTTCACTTCCCATCGCTTTGACTCAAAAAGAGGGGCGCTTCAGCGCAACCGCTCGTTAG
- a CDS encoding SPFH domain-containing protein yields the protein MPPIANIGTYLLIAVAVLAIVVVFKAVIQVHQGHTVIVERLGKFHTVLTPGLHFLVPFIDSVRQRIDMREQVVSFPPQSVITSDNIVVSIDTVIYYQVTQPQWATYEIANPLQAIEQLAVTTLRNIIGSMDMEQALTGRDQINGQLRGVLDEATGRWGIRVSRVELKAIDPPATVQSAMEQQMKAERDRRAAILTAEGVKQSEILTAEGEKQSAILRAEGQAQATILKAQGESRAILQVFDAIHRGNADPKLLSYEYLKMLPQIANSSSSKLWIVPTELTAALDSVSKGFAGFGEAGAAADLRDGEGLSDTLGATSLQDIDEALADARSQASKASDEAEASGTASGAPFDPNATLGQTPNDPNA from the coding sequence ATGCCTCCTATCGCGAATATCGGTACCTACCTGCTCATTGCAGTTGCCGTGTTGGCAATTGTTGTAGTGTTCAAGGCTGTGATCCAGGTGCATCAAGGCCACACGGTGATCGTTGAACGCCTCGGAAAATTTCACACCGTTCTCACTCCGGGCCTGCACTTCCTTGTGCCGTTTATTGATTCTGTTCGTCAGCGTATTGATATGCGCGAGCAGGTTGTGTCTTTCCCACCCCAGTCAGTGATTACATCAGATAACATCGTTGTCTCCATTGACACTGTCATCTACTACCAGGTGACTCAGCCTCAATGGGCGACTTACGAAATTGCCAATCCGCTCCAGGCAATTGAACAGCTTGCTGTGACAACGTTGCGTAACATTATTGGTTCCATGGATATGGAACAGGCCCTGACCGGCCGTGATCAGATCAATGGTCAGCTGCGCGGTGTTCTTGATGAGGCGACAGGCCGCTGGGGAATTCGTGTTTCTCGTGTGGAGCTTAAGGCAATTGATCCGCCGGCTACCGTTCAAAGCGCCATGGAACAGCAGATGAAAGCTGAGCGTGATCGACGCGCTGCGATCTTGACTGCTGAGGGCGTGAAACAATCGGAAATTCTTACTGCCGAAGGTGAAAAGCAATCTGCAATTTTACGTGCAGAGGGACAAGCACAGGCCACCATCCTCAAGGCACAAGGCGAATCGCGTGCTATTTTGCAGGTGTTTGACGCTATCCATCGAGGAAACGCTGATCCGAAGCTTCTTTCCTACGAATACCTGAAGATGCTTCCGCAGATCGCTAATTCCTCATCCTCAAAGCTGTGGATTGTTCCAACGGAACTCACCGCTGCTCTTGATTCGGTCTCCAAAGGCTTTGCTGGATTCGGTGAGGCCGGCGCTGCGGCTGATCTGCGTGATGGTGAAGGTCTGTCAGATACGCTTGGAGCGACGTCGCTCCAAGACATTGATGAGGCGCTGGCAGACGCTCGTTCTCAGGCGTCCAAGGCATCTGATGAAGCCGAGGCATCTGGCACTGCTTCAGGTGCTCCATTCGATCCGAATGCGACGCTTGGTCAGACACCAAACGACCCGAATGCATAA
- a CDS encoding SixA phosphatase family protein has translation MKKLYIMRHAQAGYGFPDVARELTARGRQQAADAGARFAQVGAIDLAIVSGATRTRQTLTGICAAGAQIASIEYDDDLYTAGQYSVLQKLHNISPDVHSVLLIGHEPTMSGVTALLSNGVTREGREAGRGFLPSQVAILEFLSSWAGLDMRGAQVVELWQPR, from the coding sequence ATGAAGAAGCTCTACATCATGCGCCACGCGCAAGCAGGTTATGGCTTTCCTGACGTCGCTCGTGAGCTCACTGCACGCGGGCGTCAGCAGGCTGCCGACGCCGGAGCACGGTTTGCGCAGGTTGGCGCGATCGACCTTGCGATTGTCTCGGGTGCAACCCGTACACGACAGACGCTCACGGGCATTTGCGCTGCTGGAGCTCAGATCGCGAGCATCGAGTATGACGACGATCTGTACACGGCTGGGCAATACAGCGTGCTTCAAAAGCTCCACAATATTTCGCCCGATGTTCATTCCGTTCTCCTGATTGGACATGAACCAACGATGTCTGGAGTGACTGCGTTACTGTCGAATGGGGTGACCCGCGAGGGCAGGGAAGCTGGCCGGGGATTCCTCCCATCGCAGGTTGCCATCTTGGAATTTTTGTCGTCATGGGCCGGACTAGACATGCGCGGCGCACAAGTTGTTGAGCTTTGGCAACCTCGCTAA
- a CDS encoding NfeD family protein has product MSPIIWALIMVILVIIEALIVDFTFLMIAAGALAGVITSIATESLTAQIVVAAVVAVFGIVFVRPYFRNYFARGKELQSNVYALEGQDAHTLTLVTPDAGQVKVNGEVWSARSYEGDIAAHTQVRVMSVHGATLIVTPTSA; this is encoded by the coding sequence ATGTCACCAATCATCTGGGCACTCATCATGGTCATTCTTGTGATCATTGAAGCCCTTATTGTCGATTTCACATTCTTGATGATCGCCGCAGGTGCGCTCGCGGGTGTCATCACAAGCATCGCAACAGAATCGCTCACTGCACAGATCGTGGTGGCCGCGGTTGTTGCAGTTTTCGGAATTGTGTTTGTTCGACCATACTTCCGCAACTACTTTGCGCGCGGAAAAGAGTTGCAATCCAATGTTTATGCTCTCGAAGGACAAGACGCTCACACGCTCACCCTCGTCACCCCTGACGCAGGTCAAGTCAAAGTTAATGGCGAAGTGTGGAGCGCCCGTTCATACGAGGGTGATATCGCTGCACATACCCAAGTCAGAGTGATGTCGGTTCACGGAGCGACGCTCATCGTGACACCGACGTCGGCATAA
- a CDS encoding tRNA (cytidine(34)-2'-O)-methyltransferase, which yields MLHFIFHEPKIPGNTGNAIRLAACTGARLHLVEPLAFDFSDTHLKRAGLDYHDLADVIIHPNWEETKAYFGQDARIFAFTSHTDNNFASMRYRDGDVLLFGSEPTGLPQSVMEDPRITDLLRIPMLDGRRSLNLANSASIAVYEAWRQLDYAGATQTGN from the coding sequence GTGCTACATTTCATTTTTCACGAACCAAAGATTCCCGGAAACACCGGCAACGCCATCCGACTCGCAGCTTGCACAGGAGCACGACTCCATCTAGTTGAGCCTCTTGCATTCGATTTTTCAGATACACATCTCAAGCGTGCAGGGCTGGACTACCACGATCTTGCCGACGTCATCATCCATCCAAACTGGGAAGAAACTAAGGCATACTTTGGCCAAGACGCACGCATCTTTGCCTTCACTTCTCACACCGATAATAATTTTGCTTCCATGCGATACCGTGACGGCGACGTTCTCCTCTTCGGTTCAGAGCCAACCGGACTTCCTCAATCAGTGATGGAAGATCCGCGCATCACCGATCTCCTCAGGATCCCTATGCTCGATGGTCGCAGATCCCTCAATCTTGCCAACTCAGCTTCAATCGCCGTCTACGAAGCCTGGCGTCAATTGGACTACGCTGGAGCAACGCAAACTGGCAATTAA
- the glgC gene encoding glucose-1-phosphate adenylyltransferase gives MRHKPSVLAMVLAGGEGKRLMPLTRDRAKPAVPFGGIYRLIDFALSNIVNSGYLRTVVLTQYKSHSLDRHISQTWRMSNLLGNYIAPVPAQQRRGKQWYLGSADAIYQSLNTLEDEHPQYVLITGADNIYRFDFEQMVQQHIDSGVGLTVAGIRQPKEMSKSFGVIETTPNDPTKVSRFLEKPAECEGLPDSPNEILASMGNYVMTTSALIEAMHTDAKDDSSAHDMGGNIVPMFVENNDCGVYDFTFNGVPGSSDRDRNYWRDVGTIDSFYEANMDLVAVNPVFNLYNRDWPLLTGYTGLPPAKFVYGYYERMGHAVDSIISPGVIISGGEVHGSVLSPYVRVNSWAEVRDSVIFANANIKRNATLNRVILDKNVIVDEGVQIGIDHDYDRARGFVVSDSGVVVVPKGTHVTR, from the coding sequence ATGAGACATAAACCTTCAGTGCTTGCAATGGTGCTGGCTGGAGGGGAAGGCAAGAGGCTCATGCCGCTCACTCGTGATCGCGCAAAGCCAGCTGTTCCTTTCGGCGGCATTTACCGACTTATCGATTTTGCTTTGTCGAATATCGTCAACTCTGGCTACCTGCGTACGGTCGTTCTGACGCAGTACAAGTCACACTCGCTCGATCGCCATATTTCCCAGACTTGGCGAATGTCGAATTTGCTTGGAAACTACATCGCACCTGTTCCCGCCCAGCAACGGCGTGGAAAACAGTGGTACTTGGGCAGCGCAGATGCCATTTATCAGTCGCTTAATACTTTGGAAGATGAGCATCCGCAGTATGTCCTCATCACCGGAGCCGATAACATCTATCGTTTCGATTTCGAACAGATGGTTCAGCAACATATCGATTCTGGTGTGGGACTCACTGTGGCTGGTATCCGCCAGCCGAAGGAGATGTCCAAAAGTTTCGGAGTTATTGAAACGACACCGAACGATCCGACAAAGGTTTCTCGCTTCCTTGAAAAGCCCGCTGAATGTGAAGGCTTACCCGATTCGCCGAATGAAATTCTTGCGTCGATGGGCAACTACGTCATGACGACGTCGGCGCTTATTGAAGCGATGCATACGGATGCGAAAGACGACTCATCTGCCCACGATATGGGCGGAAATATTGTCCCGATGTTCGTCGAAAACAATGACTGCGGTGTTTATGACTTCACGTTCAATGGCGTCCCCGGATCGTCAGACCGTGATCGCAATTACTGGCGCGACGTCGGCACGATCGATTCGTTCTACGAAGCGAATATGGACCTTGTGGCGGTCAACCCTGTGTTCAACCTATACAACCGCGATTGGCCCCTCTTAACGGGTTATACGGGCCTTCCCCCGGCAAAATTCGTGTACGGATACTACGAGCGTATGGGACATGCCGTTGACTCAATTATCTCCCCGGGAGTAATTATTTCCGGAGGCGAGGTCCACGGTTCTGTGCTCTCCCCCTATGTTCGCGTGAATTCTTGGGCCGAGGTTCGTGACTCTGTCATTTTTGCAAATGCGAATATCAAGAGGAACGCAACGTTAAACCGGGTCATCCTCGATAAAAACGTCATCGTCGATGAAGGCGTTCAGATCGGTATTGATCACGACTACGATCGCGCTCGCGGGTTCGTCGTCTCTGATTCTGGCGTCGTCGTTGTCCCCAAGGGCACACACGTGACGAGATAG
- a CDS encoding pyrophosphohydrolase domain-containing protein: MSNFDSSRPEELVRQFHEVYRLPIVSDSPNVDRERTHMRMSLIAEEFSELVGAVYGRAASQTIARAFAQAVAQDDGTRDTIETADALGDLVYVIYGMALETGIPMSDVLTEIHDSNLSKLGEDGKPIYRADGKVLKGPHFHDPDLAKVLGITHN, encoded by the coding sequence ATGTCGAATTTTGATTCATCTCGCCCCGAAGAACTCGTCCGTCAATTCCATGAGGTTTACCGGCTTCCGATCGTTTCAGATTCCCCGAACGTTGATCGTGAACGGACGCATATGCGCATGTCACTGATCGCCGAGGAATTTAGCGAGCTTGTTGGTGCAGTCTATGGGAGGGCTGCGTCGCAGACTATCGCTCGCGCTTTTGCTCAAGCTGTGGCACAGGATGATGGCACTCGCGACACTATTGAGACTGCGGATGCCTTGGGCGATCTGGTATATGTCATCTACGGCATGGCTCTAGAAACAGGCATTCCAATGTCAGACGTCCTTACTGAGATCCACGACTCAAATCTGTCGAAACTTGGTGAGGATGGAAAGCCGATTTATCGCGCCGATGGGAAGGTTTTGAAGGGGCCACACTTCCATGATCCAGACCTCGCGAAAGTCTTAGGAATCACACACAACTGA
- the glgA gene encoding glycogen synthase has translation MRVDLFTREFPPNVYGGAGVHVTELARVLAADADVHVHAFDGPRPSSVPNLALTGYADVAELGQANASIRTLGVDLEMANGAQGADLVHSHTWYANMAGHLAKLLYDIPHVVSAHSLEPLRPWKREQLGGGYNISRWIEQTAYENADAIIAVSKAMKSDILRVYPHVSSDRVHVIHNGIDLEAWKAPATAEEWEAARARFRATGLDPDRPTIVFVGRITRQKGVPHLLRSLKHVDPNVQVLLLAGAPDTPEIAEETRTLVRDLQRERKGVVWIDEHLPHEDIVALEACSTTFVTPSIYEPLGIVNLEAMGVGLPVVGTNTGGIPDCIVDGETGVLVDIDQKTDGTGTPLAPEKFEYDLGQALNAVVSDPETAARMGAAGRRRVEEHFSWSAIGDATMALYTQVVGTRS, from the coding sequence ATGAGAGTTGATCTTTTCACCCGCGAGTTTCCCCCGAACGTCTATGGAGGGGCAGGTGTACACGTTACTGAGTTAGCGCGCGTGCTTGCCGCCGACGCCGATGTCCACGTTCACGCTTTCGATGGTCCGCGCCCTTCGTCGGTTCCGAACCTTGCGTTGACAGGGTACGCCGACGTCGCTGAGCTTGGGCAGGCCAACGCTTCGATACGTACTCTGGGAGTAGATCTAGAGATGGCCAACGGTGCGCAGGGCGCCGATTTGGTTCATTCACATACGTGGTATGCAAATATGGCCGGACATCTCGCTAAACTCTTGTACGATATCCCGCATGTCGTCTCGGCGCATTCGCTTGAACCGTTGCGCCCTTGGAAACGTGAACAACTTGGTGGCGGATACAATATCTCTCGGTGGATCGAACAAACTGCGTATGAGAACGCTGACGCGATTATCGCAGTTTCGAAAGCGATGAAGAGCGATATTTTGCGTGTCTATCCTCATGTTTCATCTGATCGTGTCCATGTGATTCACAATGGTATCGACCTTGAGGCGTGGAAAGCTCCGGCCACTGCGGAAGAATGGGAGGCGGCCAGAGCCCGTTTCCGGGCGACAGGTTTAGATCCTGATCGTCCAACGATTGTTTTCGTTGGACGGATCACTCGCCAAAAAGGTGTCCCGCATCTCCTGCGTTCACTCAAGCATGTCGATCCCAATGTCCAGGTTCTTCTTCTCGCCGGAGCGCCGGATACCCCTGAAATCGCCGAGGAAACGAGGACACTTGTTCGCGACCTGCAACGCGAGCGCAAGGGTGTGGTTTGGATCGATGAACACCTACCTCACGAAGATATTGTCGCTCTCGAAGCCTGCTCGACCACCTTCGTTACCCCCTCGATCTATGAGCCGTTGGGCATCGTCAACCTTGAGGCAATGGGTGTAGGTCTTCCAGTCGTTGGGACGAACACAGGCGGAATCCCTGATTGCATTGTCGATGGTGAAACGGGTGTGCTTGTCGATATTGATCAGAAGACTGATGGAACAGGTACTCCTTTGGCACCTGAAAAGTTTGAATACGATCTCGGCCAAGCACTCAATGCTGTTGTCAGTGACCCTGAAACTGCTGCTCGTATGGGAGCCGCAGGCCGACGTCGGGTGGAAGAACACTTCTCGTGGAGCGCAATCGGTGACGCGACGATGGCACTGTATACCCAGGTTGTGGGCACACGTTCCTGA